The window AGCAAGACTGCAAATCAATATCACATATGTACTCCCTTTTGGTACAAAACCTTTTTCCCTAGTCTCCTCAAAGAAGTTCAACCCCTGAGCTACCCTCCCCTTCTCACACAACCCCTTTGCGATATAACTGTAAGTATAAGCATTCGGCTCGCAACCATACAACCCCATCTCCCGAAAAATCCGAATGGCCTCATCCACTTCAAGACACTTGGAATAAGCTTTTATAATCATATTCAACGCAAAAGTATCCGGTATCACCCCAGATGCCTTCATTTGCTTCGTCAACGATCTAACAGCGTGTAGATAAACATAACACACATTCAACCTATTAAACTTCCGAAGCAGCGAATTCAATAACAATGTATAAGTTTCCAAAGAGGGTTTGACTGTCGGATCATCGCACTTCAGCATTTTCTTATAAATATCAAACGCTCGGTTGAATAGAAACTTACGGCCGCAGCAGAATTTGATCATGGAGTTGTAAAGAGGGAGGCTTGGCGGGCAGGCTCCGGCAACGACTTCCTCGATGAGGGTCTCGGCGACGCGGTACCGTTTTCCGGTGGCGGCGATTTCAATCATGGTGAGATAGGTGACCTGGTCGTGCTTATAGCCGCGCTGTTGGGCGGTCCATCGGAAAATGTCGAGGGCGAGGTCAGGGTCGGTTTGGGCATTGAGGGCTTCGTCCACGTCGGAGGGAGTAAACCCGGGTTTGAGATTTTGGATCCATTTCTCGAATTGTTTCTCCGATGGGGTCCGGGTCCTGGGGTGGGGGTTGGGTTTTGCATATGGGTTTTGGGAAATTGGTGGCGATGGGGTTAGGGTTTCGGCGGGGTAGTCTGAGGCGGTGTTGGAGATGGGGCGGAAAGACAAGGAGGAAAGAGATGTTCTCAGAATGGAAATAAGTGAACTGCGTGGGATGAGTTTCATGGCGATTGGGTGAGTTTCGAGCGAGCTCAGCAGTCGGTATCATTCGCTTGGGAGGCTACAGCTGGGAATCTCGACTGAAAAGGTAAAGTGctcagtctttttttttttttttttttctacagtGATTCAGTTGGGATTTGGGCAGGGGCTCACCTGTAAAAAGTTGAATTCGAATTTAaacttaattttattttgtattaCTCGAATTCGTGTTCATTGAATCCACTTAAACTTATTTCGAGTTcaatcaaatttaattaaatttaacaaatataaatttatatgttatataattttaaacaagagctaaaatatacatatcatattaataaatttaaaaaattatatatatatgtaaagtTTGATTGATCTAATTAAACTCGACGAGCTTGCAAACTTCACATATTAATCTTGAGTTCAACTTATCAAATACTCGGCAAACTTTCGAATTTCGCATATTAAACTTGAGTTCGACACATCAAATAGTTCGAACTCAATTAATGCGAATTTGACTTCAAACTTTGATCGAATAAATTGCAAACTATTCGATTAAATTCGACTTGTTAGCACCCATAGATTTTGGGCTTGAAAAGAGTCGTGCATCTGACTGTGCGTTGCAATTAAAGGCGACATTATTGTTAGAAGTTCATATTGATTATCCTTAAAAAGATTTACGCACCTACTTAAATAAGGAGTCAAATTTGTGTGCAACTGGTTTGTTTGCATAATCATAAAAATAGTGGACAAACCCGTGTGCGTAACAACATAAAACTAGTAATGAGAACCAGGGCGGCTGTCCCTCCAAATCATCCTGTGCCGTCTGTTTGAGCTTTCATTCTTTACCAGGCTAGAGGTCAGAAGCAAATTTTGCTGCATAATGACTAATTCCATTCTTATAGCCTACTGATGAAAGTAAACGAGCAGAGCGAGAGCGAGAACCATTCAGCCCGCTGTATGGTGGCAATTGTGCGGTCCTCAGCCCTCCTTTTTCTTGAGCATGTCAACCACCCCAATTGTCTTTCATCCATCCAGCTTCCTCGGCCATTAACGAAGCCTGTTCGATTGCCATGGTTATGGCCTTGCCTTTCTTTATCTCCTGCAGTGCCCAGACCTCCACTAGTTCCCCTTTCGAGGTCCTTGCAACCATCCCAAGGCccgttcttattttctttgCTGAAACAGCAGCGTCGGTGCCTCGCGATGTTTGTGAACACCGGCGCTAGCCCCTCTTTAAGATCTCAGAAATTCTTTTACTATGCCTCCAAGTAATTGTAAATGtttcacccttttttttttttttggtagaattGAGTTTGTCCCCACTAAGATTTTTTAAATGTCTTTTTATATCGCTTCAAAACTCTAGAATTTTTCATTTATATCATTATGAGTGTTGTGCTTCGTCCCccaacattttttctttttttacaaaaaatatgAGAATGGGTATTAAATATATATCTTCATAAGTCTTGTCCCCCAAACCCCAAACTCTGGTTCTGCCAATGTTTATAAAGATTTTAAGCGTCCTCTCTCACAAATATAATGTGCATACATTCTTACACCATTAGGCTTCAACGCCCGCAAAACTAACTGAAGAGTTACTAATgccttgcttggattgcttgtttccgtcggaaaatattatcgttttccgtgatcacatttccctatcacattttttcctcacatatattaaatcgcgacagtaattttttcatgaaaaatgacggaaaatgcaatccaaacacaaccaatTCTACAAGCGCTTTTGGATGGATTTATGATTTTTGTTGCACGCAGGGAAAAAATGTACCTGTTATTTGTGGTGGTGTTTTCTTAGGAGTAGTTAGCTTTAATTAAAAATCACAGATAAAATAAGAATTGTCTCGCAATCGCCCGGATGTGTTTAATTCTGTGTTGTTATCAGTGACGCAAGTGAGTGAGAGTAGGGTCCTTAATACGCTGGCCACTTTGGGCTGCTGCTCCCACCAATTTTGACTATGAAGCATTCAGCATAATTactactccctcccttttttttataactgacgtttaagaagTTTACTCTTAAGTAtttttatctgtcgttttattatccccatgcagcattaattattttttcacaattttacccttttatctctcttttcataATTGGTGGGAGTTAATTTGCATTGCTTTTGGCCTAGTAAAATAGCACCATTTAATACTCTagtgagaaaaaacatgagtgaattggacaattaatgagggtataaaaggaaagtagtgtatagatttaaacaatgaaaaactttttttaattggtgtgcaaaaccttggacaattaatgagggtataaaaggaaagtagtgtatagatttaaacaatgaaaaactttttttaattggtgtgcaaaaccttaaacgtcagttataaaaaaagggagggagtaatTTACTAAGATGCAAGAATGACATGAGAAGAGATCCACCTCGCTGATAGGCGGTGGAGCACTCACCACTGTGATTTTCAATGCCGAGAAGATTGCAAAATGAGAGGCCCTGCTGACCCACTCAATGTCCCCTTGCCTTGCAGTCCAATTATTAGTAAAAGTTTCTGTCAGTTATCTCACAAGTAGAGCCGTCGAGATGAGTGATTTGCACGGGTTTAGATTGATTAAAATGAGTACTAGAGTATAAGTGAATCAACtcaattatatttatttaattagataaattaaaaaataaattgaataatttaattattcatttatatttcatttattttaattttttataaacttatttaaatttatttttataaacTAAGTTATTAATTTATATTACCCTTTGCAcctatcattagttttaaatatttatttataatattcaATAAATCTAATTATCAACCTTATAAGGGTAAAATACAGAAAATCTCCTTGTGATTTGACTATTTGACACACTACCTCCTCATTATTTAAAAACACCCACTCTACCCCTCATGCTTTGGACTAAAATAGAATTACGTTTTTTGACCTGCTGTAAACTGGTAGCCtgtctattattattttttttcttttttattttattttcctttcctttcctcttttttccttttcttttctattcttcctttccttcttcCTCCATTTCACGTTCTCCATAACTCACAATATCGAAACAAGGGCGTCTTGGCATTAGCTCATTTTTtgtattctttatttttttcattttcatcttttctttctttttcctcctctctcctcctcctccaccactTCACACCACCATCCCCTCCACTAGAACTGGGAATCAAGCAACCTTATTCAATTTTACCGGGCAGCCCCTTCGATTTCCGGAGCCTCCTGTTGTCAGTTTTTCGGCTAGAGATCTTGTAAGAGAGTTGCTAGTAAAAGAGCCACAATATAGGTTGGCATACAAAACGCGGGGCAACCAAAATTAAAGCAGCATCCCTTCTTTGAAGGTGTAAATTGGGCTCTGATTCGTTGCGCAAGTCCTCCAGAGATCCCAAGGGCATTCGAGATTGAGAAGATTCCGGTCCCAACAACGTCAACTGGTGGAAAGCCTGCTCCTGGAGCTATGCCCTTTTAGCAAAATTCTTATAATTACCTcgaatttgatttcttttaatGGCTTTCAAAGTTAGTTAGCTAGGTTTGATACC is drawn from Coffea arabica cultivar ET-39 chromosome 1c, Coffea Arabica ET-39 HiFi, whole genome shotgun sequence and contains these coding sequences:
- the LOC113732537 gene encoding pentatricopeptide repeat-containing protein At3g25210, mitochondrial-like, with amino-acid sequence MKLIPRSSLISILRTSLSSLSFRPISNTASDYPAETLTPSPPISQNPYAKPNPHPRTRTPSEKQFEKWIQNLKPGFTPSDVDEALNAQTDPDLALDIFRWTAQQRGYKHDQVTYLTMIEIAATGKRYRVAETLIEEVVAGACPPSLPLYNSMIKFCCGRKFLFNRAFDIYKKMLKCDDPTVKPSLETYTLLLNSLLRKFNRLNVCYVYLHAVRSLTKQMKASGVIPDTFALNMIIKAYSKCLEVDEAIRIFREMGLYGCEPNAYTYSYIAKGLCEKGRVAQGLNFFEETREKGFVPKGSTYVILICSLALERRFEDAIEIVFDMLDNSMSPDFLTYKTLLEELCRDGRGNDAFELLQEMRKRDTSMNEKTYSALTNVLHFLNRE